In the Telopea speciosissima isolate NSW1024214 ecotype Mountain lineage chromosome 2, Tspe_v1, whole genome shotgun sequence genome, one interval contains:
- the LOC122650438 gene encoding uncharacterized protein LOC122650438 translates to MGASPQSFFKLNCDTSVQLEKKQGDLGFIIRDSQGRCITAISEPCNAWDVLLNETLVVRQGMLEAISEEIDNLIIESDNQEVILALQTTSTPFPVLIRPIVEDIMYLQGCFESCTFLFIPRAKNAIVDALARRVLSLAKRTSWPISNPCLFEDGSVSRSFE, encoded by the coding sequence ATGGGAGCCTCGCCCCAATCTTTCTTTAAGTTGAACTGTGATACTTCGGTTCAACTGGAGAAAAAGCAAGGAGACTTGGGTTTTATTATTAGGGATTCCCAAGGTCGTTGCATCACTGCAATCTCTGAGCCTTGCAATGCATGGGATGTACTTCTTAATGAGACATTGGTAGTTAGGCAAGGAATGCTTGAAGCTATTTCTGAGGAGATTGATAATTTGATCATTGAGAGTGATAACCAAGAAGTAATTTTGGCCTTGCAAACAACATCAACTCCTTTCCCTGTATTAATTCGTCCAATTGTAGAAGACATCATGTATCTTCAAGGCTGCTTTGAGTCTTGTAcatttttgtttattccaaGAGCTAAAAATGCTATTGTTGATGCTCTTGCTAGGAGGGTCTTGTCCTTAGCGAAGAGGACAAGTTGGCCTATATCCAATCCCTGTCTCTTTGAAGATGGGAGTGTATCACGCTCTTTTGAATAG